The Trueperaceae bacterium region CAAAGCCAAGGAACGGCCCGAGCCCGACGACACCTTCGCCTCCACGCTCGGGTTCGAGTCGTGGGACGGCGTCCTGGACGCGATCCGCTCGAGCCTCGAAGCGCAGGCGAAGGAACGCCTCGACGAGGCGCGCCGGGAGGAACTCGTCGAGAAGCTCATGGCGGGCACGGAGGTCGAGCTGCCGGAGTACCTCGTGAACCGCCGCAAGGGCAGCCTCCTCGACGGCCTCGCGCGCGACCTGCGGCAGCAGGGCATGGAGATGGACGCGTACCTCGCGAAGCTCGAGGCGGACGGCAAACGCGAGGAATTCGAACGCGAACTGCAGGAGAGCGCGGAGCGCGCCGTGAAGCGCGACCTGGTCCTCGAGCGGCTGTTGGAGCTCCGGCCCGCCGACGTCGACGACGCGGAGTTCGCCGACGCCGTGAAGCACCTGGCGGCGCGCGAAGGCAAGAGCGAAGCGCAGGTCCGCGAGGCGTACGGCGCGGAGGGCCTGGAGAACTACCGGTTCCTGTTGCGGCGCGACAAGGCGCTGCGCGCCACCGTCGCGGAGCTCGCCGGCGAAGCGACGCCGGACGCGGGCGACGGGGAGGGCGGCGACGGCGCCGACGCCGGCTGAGCGCATCGGGCGCGGCGGAGGGCGCCGGCGGGCTCTGGTACCGTTGCGCCATGCCGCTCGTGCCGTACGTCATCGAACAGACCGGTCGTGGGGAACGCACCTACGACGTCTACAGCCGGCTCCTCAAGGAGCGGATCATCTTCCTCGGCTCGCCCGTCGACGCCGAGGTCGCGAACGTGATCGTCGCGCAGATGCTGCTGCTCGAATCGCAATCCTCGGAGCAACCCATCAACGTCTTCATCAACAGCCCCGGCGGGGAGGTGTACGCCGGCCTGGCGATCTACGACGTCATGCAGTACATCTCCGCGCCGGTCCACACGAACTGCGTCGGGGTGGCGATGTCGATGGCGTCGGTGATCCTCGCCGCCGGCGAACCCGGACACCGGGTGGCGCTGCCGCACAGCCGCATCATGATCCACGCCGGCAGCGCCGGCTTCCCCCGCGCCAGCCTCCCCGACCTGGAGGTGCAGGCCCGCGAGTACGCCGAGATCCGCGGCATCATGGAGGAGATCTACGAGCGGCACACCGGCCACCCGCGCGACAAGCTTCGCGCCGACATGGAGCGCGACAACTTCATGTCGCCCGAAGCGGCGCGCCGCTACGGCCTCATCGACCGCCTCGTGGAGCCGCACGCCACGACCCGCTTCGACGGCGAGGACGCGTCCTGACGTGAGCGACGACGCCCACCCCCGCTGCGGGTTCTGCGGACGCGGTCACGGCGAGGTCGCGCGCCTCGTCGCCGCCGAGGACGGCCACAGCCACATCTGCGACGAGTGCGTCGGGCGGATCGACGCGATCCTCGCCGGCACCGAACGGCTCGGGGACGCCGACGCGCCCACGAGCACGCCGCCGGCAGCGGCGCCGGCGCCGCTGGCGACCCCGACGCCGCGCGACCTGAAGGCGCACCTCGACCGGTGGGTCGTCGAGCAGGAGGACGCCAAACGGACGCTGTCCGTCGCGGTGCACAACCACTACCTGCGCCTGCACCACCCCGATGCGAACCTCCGCAAATCGAACATCCTCATGGTCGGTCCCTCCGGCACCGGCAAGACGTTGCTGGCGCAGACGCTGGCCGACAAACTCCAGGTGCCGTTCGCCATCGCCGACGCCACCACCCTCACCGAAGCGGGGTACGTCGGGGACGACGTCGAGAACGTCGTCCTGCGCCTGTTGCAGGTC contains the following coding sequences:
- a CDS encoding ATP-dependent Clp protease proteolytic subunit, with amino-acid sequence MPLVPYVIEQTGRGERTYDVYSRLLKERIIFLGSPVDAEVANVIVAQMLLLESQSSEQPINVFINSPGGEVYAGLAIYDVMQYISAPVHTNCVGVAMSMASVILAAGEPGHRVALPHSRIMIHAGSAGFPRASLPDLEVQAREYAEIRGIMEEIYERHTGHPRDKLRADMERDNFMSPEAARRYGLIDRLVEPHATTRFDGEDAS